A stretch of the Pseudomonas sp. ACM7 genome encodes the following:
- the araD1 gene encoding AraD1 family protein, whose translation MRLVQFELSNGERRVGVVEDDLVREVQDARTVRDLALAAIEAGVNLEQQVKTLGLGISHDYAELLAKLRILPPLDHPDPAHMLVSGTGLTHLGSASARDKMHQQVGDEAAMTDTMRIFKWGVEGGKPVAGKAGVQPEWFYKGDGSIVVRPGQPFPLPPFAEDAGEEPELSGLYVIGHDSKPYRLGFAVGNEFSDHVMERKNYLYLAHSKLRSCSYGPELRVGELPEHLAGTSRILRDGEVLWQNEFLSGEANMCHSLENLEYHHFKYSQFLRPGDVHIHFFGTATLSFADGIRTQPGDVFEISQAEFGAPLINGIAPVEAAFEPGTVGTL comes from the coding sequence ATGCGTTTAGTTCAGTTCGAATTGAGTAATGGCGAGCGTCGGGTGGGCGTGGTCGAGGACGATCTGGTGCGCGAGGTGCAGGACGCGCGCACGGTTCGCGACCTGGCGTTGGCGGCGATCGAGGCCGGCGTCAATCTTGAGCAGCAGGTGAAAACCCTGGGCCTGGGCATCAGCCATGACTATGCAGAACTGTTGGCCAAGCTGCGTATCCTGCCACCGCTGGATCACCCGGACCCGGCGCACATGCTGGTCAGCGGTACAGGCCTGACCCATTTGGGCAGCGCGTCGGCACGGGACAAGATGCATCAGCAAGTCGGCGACGAAGCGGCGATGACTGACACCATGCGCATCTTCAAATGGGGCGTGGAAGGCGGCAAGCCGGTAGCGGGGAAGGCCGGCGTACAACCGGAATGGTTCTACAAGGGCGACGGCAGCATCGTCGTGCGTCCGGGCCAACCGTTCCCGCTGCCACCGTTTGCCGAAGACGCGGGGGAGGAGCCGGAGCTCAGCGGCCTCTACGTCATCGGCCATGACAGCAAACCGTATCGACTCGGTTTTGCCGTGGGTAACGAGTTCTCCGATCACGTAATGGAACGCAAGAATTACCTCTACCTGGCCCATTCCAAACTGCGCAGTTGCAGTTATGGCCCGGAACTTCGGGTCGGTGAACTGCCGGAGCATCTGGCAGGCACCAGCCGCATCCTGCGTGACGGTGAAGTGCTGTGGCAGAACGAATTTCTCAGCGGCGAGGCCAACATGTGCCACAGCCTGGAAAACCTCGAGTACCACCATTTCAAATACAGCCAGTTCCTGCGTCCGGGCGATGTGCACATTCACTTCTTCGGCACCGCGACCCTGTCCTTTGCCGACGGCATTCGCACCCAGCCGGGTGACGTGTTCGAGATCAGTCAGGCCGAGTTCGGTGCACCGTTGATCAACGGGATTGCACCGGTTGAAGCGGCGTTCGAGCCCGGCACCGTTGGCACCCTTTAA
- a CDS encoding aldehyde dehydrogenase (NADP(+)) has protein sequence MTQILGHNYIGGQRSAAGEIIVKSVDAYTGENLPYSFHQATLEEVDAAAKAAAAAHPTYRSLSAERRAQFFDAIADELDALGDDFVALVCRETALPAARIQGERGRTSGQMRLFAKVLRRGDFYGARIDRALPERQPLRRPDLRQYRIGLGPVAVFGASNFPLAFSTAGGDTASALAAGCPVVFKAHSGHMATAERVADAIIRAAEKTGMPAGVFNMIYGGGVGEALVKHPAIQAVGFTGSLKGGRALCDMAAARAQPIPVFAEMSSINPVIVLPQALQVRAESVARDLTASVVQGCGQFCTNPGLVIGIRSSQFTTFMQQVAGLIGDQPAQTMLNAGTLSSYGKGVQKLLAHPGIEHLAGSPQQGNQAQPQLFKADVSLLINGNEVLQEEVFGPTTVFVEVADQTQLSAALNGLHGQLTATIIGEPADFEQFAELTPLLEQKVGRILLNGYPTGVEVCDSMVHGGPYPATSDARGTSVDTLAIDRFLRPVCFQNYPDSLLPDALKNGNPLRIQRLVDGQPSRDAL, from the coding sequence ATGACCCAGATTCTTGGTCACAACTACATCGGCGGTCAGCGCAGCGCTGCCGGCGAAATCATCGTCAAAAGCGTTGATGCCTACACGGGCGAAAACCTGCCTTACAGTTTTCACCAGGCCACCCTTGAAGAAGTCGACGCCGCCGCCAAGGCTGCCGCCGCGGCTCACCCGACGTATCGCAGTTTGAGCGCCGAACGCCGAGCGCAATTTTTCGACGCGATTGCCGACGAACTGGACGCGCTGGGCGACGACTTTGTTGCGCTGGTCTGCCGCGAAACCGCGCTACCCGCCGCACGCATTCAAGGCGAGCGAGGTCGCACCAGCGGCCAGATGCGTCTGTTTGCCAAAGTGCTGCGTCGCGGTGATTTCTACGGTGCGCGGATCGATCGGGCGTTGCCTGAGCGCCAACCGTTGCGGCGTCCGGACTTGCGTCAGTACCGCATCGGCCTCGGGCCGGTCGCGGTGTTTGGCGCCAGTAACTTTCCGTTGGCGTTTTCCACGGCGGGAGGCGACACCGCGTCGGCGTTGGCCGCCGGTTGCCCGGTGGTGTTCAAGGCCCACAGCGGTCATATGGCCACCGCTGAACGGGTGGCCGACGCGATCATCCGCGCCGCAGAAAAAACCGGGATGCCGGCCGGCGTGTTCAACATGATCTACGGCGGTGGGGTCGGCGAAGCGCTGGTCAAGCATCCGGCGATTCAGGCGGTTGGCTTTACCGGTTCGCTCAAGGGCGGCCGTGCGTTGTGCGACATGGCTGCCGCGCGTGCGCAGCCCATTCCGGTGTTCGCCGAGATGTCGAGCATCAACCCGGTGATCGTATTGCCGCAGGCGCTGCAAGTTCGCGCCGAATCGGTCGCCCGTGACCTGACCGCTTCGGTGGTGCAGGGTTGCGGTCAGTTCTGCACCAATCCCGGTTTGGTGATCGGCATTCGTTCGTCGCAGTTCACCACCTTCATGCAACAGGTGGCGGGCCTGATCGGCGATCAACCGGCGCAAACGATGCTCAATGCCGGGACCTTGAGCAGCTATGGCAAAGGTGTGCAAAAACTCCTCGCTCATCCCGGTATCGAGCATCTGGCCGGCAGTCCGCAACAAGGCAATCAGGCGCAACCGCAACTGTTCAAGGCCGATGTCAGCCTGTTGATCAATGGCAATGAAGTGCTGCAGGAAGAAGTGTTCGGCCCGACCACGGTGTTTGTCGAAGTGGCCGATCAGACGCAGCTCAGCGCAGCCCTGAACGGTCTGCACGGACAGCTGACGGCGACGATCATTGGCGAACCGGCGGACTTCGAGCAGTTCGCTGAGCTGACGCCGTTGCTGGAACAGAAGGTCGGACGGATCCTGCTCAACGGCTATCCGACCGGGGTGGAAGTCTGCGATTCGATGGTCCATGGCGGGCCGTATCCGGCGACATCCGATGCGCGCGGCACGTCGGTGGACACCTTGGCCATCGACCGTTTCCTGCGCCCGGTGTGCTTCCAGAACTACCCTGACAGCTTGCTGCCGGATGCGTTGAAGAATGGCAATCCGCTGCGTATTCAGCGGTTGGTGGATGGCCAACCGTCCCGCGACGCGCTGTAA
- a CDS encoding DUF5629 family protein produces the protein MTAPADTLLATLEHCDMVEIDGLHAFEFSLDEDDNLHIECLDGRVSKHWEFTPAEVEAATFDPDLQSWLITGTSGEHRLVCMTAFRGDDDEEEANEDA, from the coding sequence ATGACCGCCCCAGCCGACACCTTGCTCGCCACCCTCGAACACTGCGATATGGTGGAAATCGACGGGCTGCACGCCTTCGAATTCTCCCTCGATGAAGACGATAACCTGCACATCGAATGCTTGGACGGTCGTGTGTCCAAGCATTGGGAGTTCACCCCGGCCGAGGTCGAGGCCGCGACCTTCGATCCAGACCTGCAAAGCTGGCTGATCACCGGCACTTCCGGTGAGCACCGGTTGGTGTGCATGACCGCGTTCCGCGGTGATGACGACGAGGAAGAAGCGAATGAGGATGCATAA
- a CDS encoding lactonase family protein, whose translation MHKLWPLLIAGSVGAMGFQAASAEDYQLLVGSYTAGQSQGIYRLNFDAATGQIDAKPLQVIKSENPSWLTLSKDQRHLFVVNENGPGQTDPVGRVSSYAIDPQTHELSLINQVQSLGNEPTHSGLSVEASHLFVSNYSVAEDPGGTLAVLPVGADGKLKPVVQMSSHPSSRVNPERQMSAHVHSTVSSPDGQYVFSNDLGADKIFVYRFDPKANPELPLTAATPASVQLPPGSGPRHLLFSADGKHAWLTMEMSAQVAVFDYKDGQLKQTQMVELATGQPVSDKAAAALHASRDGKFLYVSNRGTANQLLVFAIDPATGHLKELQRRSVEGDHPREFSLDPSGKFLLIANQKSNQIVVVERDSKTGLLGKTVQKLPMDAPSDLKFMVRQ comes from the coding sequence ATGCATAAGCTCTGGCCGCTGTTGATCGCCGGCAGCGTCGGTGCGATGGGCTTTCAGGCTGCGTCGGCCGAGGATTATCAGTTGCTGGTCGGTTCCTACACAGCGGGTCAGAGCCAGGGGATCTATCGCCTGAACTTCGACGCCGCCACCGGGCAGATCGACGCCAAACCACTGCAAGTGATCAAGAGCGAAAACCCATCCTGGCTGACCCTGTCCAAGGATCAGCGTCACCTGTTCGTGGTCAACGAAAACGGCCCGGGACAGACCGATCCGGTGGGGCGTGTCAGCAGTTATGCGATCGACCCCCAAACCCATGAGCTGAGCCTGATCAATCAGGTGCAAAGCCTGGGCAACGAGCCGACGCATTCGGGCCTCAGCGTTGAAGCCAGTCACCTGTTTGTCAGCAACTATTCAGTGGCTGAAGATCCGGGTGGCACCCTGGCGGTGTTGCCGGTAGGTGCCGACGGCAAGCTCAAGCCCGTGGTGCAGATGAGCAGCCATCCGTCGAGCCGGGTCAATCCCGAGCGGCAGATGTCGGCACACGTGCATTCCACGGTTTCGTCGCCGGACGGCCAATATGTGTTCTCCAATGACTTGGGCGCTGACAAGATCTTTGTCTACCGCTTCGACCCAAAGGCCAACCCGGAACTGCCCTTGACCGCCGCTACACCGGCGTCCGTCCAGTTGCCACCCGGTAGCGGGCCGCGTCATCTGCTGTTCAGCGCCGATGGCAAGCACGCGTGGCTGACCATGGAAATGAGCGCGCAGGTTGCGGTGTTCGATTACAAGGACGGCCAACTCAAGCAAACGCAAATGGTCGAGCTGGCGACGGGGCAACCCGTTTCGGACAAGGCAGCCGCTGCGCTTCACGCGTCGCGCGATGGCAAGTTCCTCTACGTCAGCAACCGTGGCACCGCCAATCAGCTGCTGGTGTTCGCCATCGATCCTGCGACCGGGCACCTCAAGGAACTGCAGCGCCGTTCAGTAGAAGGTGATCACCCGCGCGAGTTCAGCCTCGACCCGAGTGGCAAGTTCTTGTTGATCGCCAATCAGAAAAGCAACCAGATTGTCGTCGTCGAGCGCGATTCAAAGACAGGCCTGCTGGGTAAAACCGTGCAAAAACTGCCGATGGATGCCCCGAGCGACCTCAAGTTCATGGTGCGTCAATAG
- a CDS encoding glutathione S-transferase, producing MNTLYSFRRCPYAMRARMALRYSGVAVNIVEVSLKAKPAEMLALSSKGTVPVLSVDGQVIDESLAIMHWALAQSDPQDWLLKDDPVGQQLIAGLIEENDQMFKVHLNRYKYAERYPEQPMAFYRAEGEVFLCRLDQLLEGRDYLLAEHPSLADVALMPFVRQFAHVDREWFGQTPYHRLQGWLQRILESDLFVGVMQKEPHRPL from the coding sequence ATGAATACGCTGTATTCCTTCCGCCGCTGCCCCTACGCGATGCGGGCGCGCATGGCCCTGCGCTACTCCGGCGTTGCGGTGAACATTGTCGAGGTCAGCCTGAAGGCCAAACCTGCCGAAATGCTCGCGCTGTCGAGCAAAGGCACGGTGCCGGTGCTGAGCGTCGACGGTCAGGTGATCGATGAAAGCCTGGCGATCATGCACTGGGCCCTGGCGCAGAGCGATCCGCAGGATTGGTTGCTCAAGGATGACCCTGTCGGGCAGCAACTCATCGCCGGGTTGATCGAAGAAAACGATCAGATGTTCAAGGTGCATCTGAATCGCTACAAGTACGCCGAGCGATACCCCGAGCAGCCAATGGCGTTTTATCGCGCCGAGGGCGAGGTGTTTTTGTGCAGGCTTGATCAGTTGCTGGAAGGACGCGACTACTTGCTGGCCGAGCATCCGAGTCTGGCGGATGTGGCACTGATGCCGTTCGTGCGGCAGTTCGCCCATGTGGATCGCGAGTGGTTCGGGCAGACGCCCTATCACCGCTTGCAGGGCTGGTTGCAGCGAATCCTTGAGTCGGATTTGTTTGTCGGCGTAATGCAGAAGGAGCCGCACCGCCCCCTGTAG
- a CDS encoding SbcC/MukB-like Walker B domain-containing protein, with the protein MKILAIRLKNLASLAGPFEIDFTAEPLASAGLFAITGPTGAGKSTLLDALCLALFGAVPRLSNAQVSAKAPDADGEISTGDPRTLLRRGTGEGYAEVDFVGIDGRRYRARWEANRAREKAGGKLQASRQSLRDIDLDQLLASQKVEFKIHLESVLGLNFEQFTRAVLLAQSEFSAFLKANDNERSELLEKLTDTALYTRLGRRAFDKTKEARETHKLLQDQATGVTPLSPEARAELDGRFNEAQQQLKSQQAQLKQLELQHTWLKELRQLQDEQQSATEQLQSAQQHWESLAGERLKLTRLEQLAPQRHQFARKTELTAQLTPLAAQIQQHTQQQTELNERQTQLEHSLSAAQTALVEAQSQHTSSAPLLRQAFEEQSTLARLVKDAGLSADLKQQAELACTQGQNTIQGLLNQQKQVAERLQRIAGELEQSTPLAPLSDAWSAYRDRLQQLMLIGNRLNKGQAELAALEQSAARAAEDLSTQRQSLEVLYKEAGAEPEAVAEQIQILGSLLQDNRKQQRAFEELTRLWASQQELDKRASELQQRQLTAQQERERLTQDGVKAKNELVVAEQTLTVTRELLERQRLARSASVEELREQLQDDQPCPVCGSPDHPYHQPEALLQSLGRHDESEQANAQKAVDLLKEKLTDLRAEVGGVIAQQKELLQQQEHLATQQQSLAPSLEAHPLSAQLLMQDALKRDAWLTQQSSQLNQSITQDEQRQTSLLTLQQDAARLQQQLRSAEAASQQAAQYLANQQRELSSDRQRLDEELTAFSNLLPADTLQALRNEPAATFMKLDRQISQRLEQLDQQRDELGEQQQRQQTLEKEQDRQLTRLQQLETTRQQFTALADQQQACQQKLTQLLGEHTSAEQWQQQLDQAVEQARNAEATANQELQTVRTRLVQLGAELKAQQERSQALETEDRELSGKIADWRALHPELDDGGLEDLLSVDDQQVSELRQQLQQSEKAIEQTKVLLQERDQRLLNHQAQHNGNLDAEQLATALAELHNLFTASEHRCAELRAEQAEDQRRQNANQALAQQIADAYTEYQRWARLNALIGSATGDTFRKIAQAYNLDLLVHHANVQLRQLVRRYRLKRGGSMLGLLVMDTEMGDELRSVHSLSGGETFLVSLALALGLASMASSTLKIESLFIDEGFGSLDPESLQLAMDALDGLQAQGRKVAVISHVQEMHERIPVQIQVRRQGNGLSTLEVK; encoded by the coding sequence ATGAAGATCCTCGCGATCCGCCTGAAAAACCTCGCCTCACTGGCCGGGCCTTTTGAAATCGACTTTACCGCTGAGCCGTTGGCCAGCGCCGGTCTGTTCGCGATCACCGGGCCGACGGGCGCCGGTAAAAGCACCTTGCTCGATGCCTTGTGCCTGGCGCTGTTCGGTGCTGTGCCTCGGCTTAGCAATGCTCAGGTGTCTGCCAAAGCGCCAGACGCCGACGGCGAGATCAGCACTGGCGACCCGCGCACGCTGCTGCGTCGCGGCACGGGTGAAGGTTATGCCGAAGTAGATTTCGTTGGCATCGATGGCCGTCGCTACCGCGCTCGCTGGGAAGCTAACCGCGCCCGCGAGAAGGCCGGCGGCAAGCTGCAAGCCAGCCGCCAGAGCTTGCGCGACATCGATCTGGATCAACTGCTGGCCAGTCAGAAAGTTGAATTCAAAATCCATCTCGAATCCGTACTGGGCCTGAACTTTGAGCAATTCACCCGCGCGGTGCTGTTGGCCCAGAGTGAATTCAGTGCGTTCCTCAAGGCTAACGACAACGAACGTAGCGAACTGCTGGAAAAACTCACCGACACCGCGCTCTATACGCGCCTGGGTCGCCGGGCGTTCGACAAAACCAAAGAGGCTCGCGAAACCCACAAGCTGCTGCAGGACCAGGCCACCGGCGTGACGCCGTTGTCGCCAGAAGCTCGGGCAGAACTCGATGGACGCTTCAACGAGGCTCAGCAACAACTCAAGAGCCAGCAAGCGCAACTCAAGCAACTAGAACTGCAACATACCTGGCTCAAGGAATTGCGCCAGTTGCAGGACGAGCAGCAGAGCGCCACCGAGCAACTGCAATCGGCCCAGCAACACTGGGAAAGTCTGGCCGGCGAACGTTTGAAGCTGACTCGCCTGGAGCAACTGGCCCCGCAACGGCACCAGTTCGCCCGCAAGACCGAACTCACCGCCCAGCTCACACCGCTGGCCGCGCAGATTCAGCAACACACCCAACAGCAAACCGAGCTGAACGAGCGCCAGACGCAACTCGAACACAGCCTGAGTGCCGCACAGACCGCACTCGTCGAGGCCCAAAGCCAACACACCTCAAGCGCTCCACTTCTGCGCCAGGCCTTCGAAGAGCAAAGCACCCTCGCCCGTCTGGTCAAGGATGCCGGCCTCAGTGCCGACCTCAAGCAGCAGGCGGAACTGGCCTGCACTCAGGGCCAAAACACGATCCAAGGCTTGCTGAACCAACAGAAACAGGTGGCCGAACGTTTGCAGCGGATTGCCGGGGAGCTTGAGCAAAGCACCCCTCTGGCGCCTTTGAGCGATGCCTGGAGCGCCTACCGTGATCGCCTCCAACAGCTGATGCTGATCGGCAATCGCCTGAACAAGGGCCAGGCCGAACTGGCCGCTCTGGAACAAAGCGCCGCTCGCGCTGCCGAGGACCTTTCCACTCAGCGCCAGAGCCTTGAAGTGCTGTACAAGGAGGCCGGCGCCGAACCGGAGGCGGTGGCCGAACAGATCCAGATTCTCGGGAGTCTGTTGCAGGATAACCGCAAGCAACAGCGGGCCTTTGAAGAGCTGACGCGCCTGTGGGCCAGTCAGCAGGAACTGGACAAGCGCGCGTCCGAACTCCAGCAGCGCCAGCTCACCGCTCAGCAAGAACGAGAACGTCTGACCCAGGACGGTGTGAAAGCCAAGAACGAATTGGTCGTTGCCGAACAGACCCTGACCGTCACCCGCGAGCTGCTGGAACGCCAGCGCCTGGCCCGCAGCGCCAGCGTCGAAGAACTGCGCGAGCAGTTGCAGGACGATCAGCCGTGCCCGGTCTGTGGCAGCCCCGACCATCCTTATCATCAGCCCGAAGCCCTGCTGCAGAGCCTTGGCCGGCATGATGAAAGCGAACAGGCCAACGCCCAAAAAGCCGTCGACCTGCTGAAAGAAAAGCTCACTGACCTGCGTGCTGAAGTGGGCGGTGTGATTGCGCAGCAAAAGGAGTTGCTGCAACAACAAGAACACCTCGCGACCCAGCAGCAGAGCCTGGCACCGAGCCTTGAAGCACATCCGCTGTCTGCGCAGCTGCTCATGCAGGATGCGCTCAAACGCGATGCCTGGCTGACGCAGCAAAGCAGCCAGCTAAACCAGAGCATCACTCAGGACGAACAACGGCAAACCTCCCTGCTCACCCTGCAACAGGACGCCGCGCGCCTTCAACAGCAACTGCGTAGCGCTGAAGCGGCGAGCCAGCAAGCTGCCCAATACCTGGCCAACCAGCAACGTGAGTTGAGCAGTGATCGCCAGCGTCTGGACGAGGAGTTGACGGCGTTCAGCAACCTGCTCCCGGCCGACACGCTGCAAGCGCTGCGCAACGAACCGGCCGCGACCTTCATGAAATTGGACCGGCAGATCAGCCAGCGCCTGGAACAACTAGATCAGCAACGCGATGAACTCGGCGAACAGCAACAACGGCAGCAGACGCTGGAGAAAGAACAGGACCGCCAACTCACTCGCCTCCAGCAGTTGGAAACGACCCGCCAGCAGTTCACCGCCCTCGCCGACCAGCAACAGGCCTGCCAGCAAAAACTCACGCAATTGCTCGGCGAACACACCAGCGCCGAGCAGTGGCAGCAGCAACTGGATCAAGCCGTCGAACAGGCGCGCAATGCTGAGGCGACCGCCAATCAGGAACTGCAAACCGTGCGTACGCGGCTGGTGCAACTGGGCGCCGAACTCAAGGCCCAGCAGGAACGCTCGCAGGCACTGGAAACCGAAGATCGCGAGCTGAGCGGCAAGATTGCCGACTGGCGCGCATTGCATCCGGAACTGGATGACGGTGGTCTGGAAGATCTGCTGAGTGTTGACGACCAGCAGGTCAGCGAACTGCGTCAGCAATTGCAGCAAAGCGAAAAAGCCATCGAACAGACCAAGGTTCTGTTGCAGGAACGCGATCAGCGTCTGCTCAATCATCAAGCACAGCACAACGGCAATCTCGACGCCGAACAACTGGCGACGGCGCTGGCCGAATTGCATAACCTGTTCACCGCCAGCGAACACCGTTGCGCCGAGCTGCGCGCCGAACAGGCCGAGGATCAGCGCCGGCAAAACGCTAATCAGGCCCTCGCGCAGCAGATTGCCGATGCTTACACCGAATACCAGCGCTGGGCACGTTTGAATGCACTGATCGGTTCGGCCACGGGCGACACCTTCCGCAAGATCGCCCAGGCCTACAACCTCGATCTGCTGGTGCACCACGCCAACGTTCAGTTGCGGCAACTGGTGCGGCGCTATCGCCTCAAACGTGGCGGCAGCATGCTCGGGCTGTTGGTGATGGACACCGAGATGGGTGATGAACTGCGTTCGGTGCATTCGTTGTCCGGCGGCGAGACGTTCCTGGTGTCGCTGGCTCTGGCGCTCGGTTTGGCGTCCATGGCATCGAGCACGCTGAAAATCGAGTCGCTGTTCATCGACGAAGGCTTCGGCAGCCTCGATCCGGAGTCCCTGCAACTGGCCATGGATGCTCTCGACGGCTTGCAAGCGCAGGGACGTAAAGTCGCGGTGATTTCACACGTACAGGAAATGCATGAACGGATTCCAGTGCAGATTCAGGTCCGCCGTCAAGGCAACGGCCTGAGTACGCTGGAGGTGAAATGA
- a CDS encoding exonuclease SbcCD subunit D C-terminal domain-containing protein, translating to MRLFHTSDWHLGQNLHGQERDFEHGCFLDWLLRQLKLDQPDVLLIAGDIFDTVNPPVKAQERLYDFIVSAHEQQPKLTIVMIAGNHDSGSRIELPAPLMRRLRTHALGRVLWLDDGQLDAERLLLPLPDAKGKTVAWCLALPFLRPAEVTGAHLGDNYLRGIGQVHEWLIEAANAKRKRGQALIAISHAHMAGGSVSEDSERSLIIGNAEALPANLFGPSISYVALGHLHKPQKVNGEERIRYSGSPIPLSFSEISYQHQILDIKLEGETLVSVEPKLIPRAVNLQRIGPAPLAEILLQLADLPNIDLLADIQRQPWLEVRVRLDEPQPDLRFQVETALQGKAVRLVRIAAEYAGNGSRDGVDDGTTLIELDQLSPQELFSRAWQDNYGSEVDEQTLKDFAELLQDVQMESEQP from the coding sequence TTGCGTCTGTTTCACACCTCCGACTGGCACCTTGGACAAAACCTACATGGCCAGGAACGCGATTTCGAGCACGGCTGTTTCCTTGACTGGCTGTTGCGTCAGCTAAAGCTGGACCAGCCTGATGTGCTGCTGATCGCCGGCGATATCTTCGACACGGTCAACCCGCCGGTCAAAGCCCAGGAACGTCTCTACGATTTCATCGTCAGCGCCCATGAACAACAGCCGAAGCTGACCATCGTGATGATCGCCGGCAACCATGACTCCGGTTCGCGGATCGAACTGCCCGCGCCATTGATGCGGCGTTTGCGCACGCATGCGCTGGGGCGTGTGCTGTGGCTGGATGACGGTCAACTCGACGCCGAGCGCTTGTTGCTGCCATTGCCGGATGCCAAGGGCAAAACCGTCGCCTGGTGCCTGGCGCTGCCGTTCCTGCGCCCCGCCGAAGTGACCGGCGCGCACTTGGGCGACAACTACCTGCGCGGCATCGGTCAGGTTCACGAATGGCTGATCGAAGCGGCTAATGCCAAACGCAAGCGGGGCCAGGCACTGATCGCTATCAGCCACGCGCACATGGCTGGCGGTTCGGTGTCGGAAGACTCCGAGCGCAGCCTGATCATCGGCAATGCCGAAGCGCTGCCCGCCAACCTGTTCGGGCCGAGCATCAGTTACGTCGCCCTCGGTCACTTGCACAAGCCGCAGAAGGTCAATGGTGAAGAGCGTATCCGCTACAGCGGCTCGCCAATTCCGCTGTCGTTCTCCGAGATTAGCTATCAGCACCAGATTCTCGACATCAAACTCGAGGGCGAAACCCTGGTCAGCGTCGAACCCAAACTGATCCCTCGGGCGGTGAATCTGCAACGCATCGGTCCCGCGCCATTGGCGGAAATCCTGCTGCAACTGGCCGACTTGCCGAACATCGACCTGCTGGCCGATATCCAGCGCCAGCCGTGGCTGGAAGTTCGGGTGCGCCTCGATGAGCCGCAACCCGACTTGCGTTTTCAAGTGGAAACCGCCCTGCAAGGCAAAGCCGTGCGCCTGGTGCGGATCGCCGCTGAATACGCCGGCAACGGCAGCCGCGATGGCGTCGATGACGGCACGACCTTGATCGAACTCGACCAGCTCTCACCTCAGGAACTGTTCAGCCGCGCCTGGCAGGACAACTACGGCAGCGAGGTCGACGAGCAAACCCTCAAGGACTTCGCCGAGCTGTTGCAAGACGTGCAGATGGAGAGCGAACAACCATGA